A stretch of Podospora bellae-mahoneyi strain CBS 112042 chromosome 5, whole genome shotgun sequence DNA encodes these proteins:
- a CDS encoding hypothetical protein (COG:S; EggNog:ENOG503PFW8), with translation MGACDGRERELRFLFPPASPRFPLFLFLAPVLHNIRFPITLRYFLSLQGSKAARAVIRQKMRTATAATILLLSAASGLFVSAQSDGPSQFSSFLYPVQDDDSETYHFMDTVNVQYISSFTRATLWTFCKPGIGETQFIQEAPGFNATVPVLLNLTSATPCWFNLRSPDEKYGANSQTFNVIGQERKGGSKTFGLGNPPSKESASPSQTQTQTQTTTSMSTSTSASSTTQSSTAQTDDSSPTPTSGSVQPSSNDAPSPGLSAGASAGMAVGVTVAVIAVGAGAFWLWRRKRRGGKLPVEDYQQPPTGPYGNGDVYAKVGAPPNYATAPGPATHHHSYQQYPQHRFGGELGTANSPMEMGGTNVWPANGLGGRAREMAG, from the exons atgggCGCTTGTGACGGGCGGGAGAGAGAATTGCGTTTCCTTTTTCCCCCGGCCTCTCCTCGtttccctctctttcttttcctcgcTCCCGTTTTGCACAACATACGGTTTCCTATTACGTTGCGGTACTTCCTATCTTTACAGGGGTCGAAAGCAGCACGTGCTGTGATCCGCCAGAAAATGAGGACTGCCACGGCAGCAACTATCCTGCTGCTATCAGCAGCGTCAGGGCTGTTTGTGTCGGCGCAGAGCGATGGTCCCTCTCAGTTCTCGAGTTTCTTATACCCAGTGCAGGATGATGATTCGGAAACCTACCACTTTATGGACACGGTGAATGTCCAGTACATTAGCAGCTTCACCAGGGCCACTCTGTGGACGTTCTGCAAGCCCGGTATAGGAGAGACGC AATTCATCCAAGAGGCACCCGGCTTCAACGCTACTGTGCCCgtccttctcaatctcacCTCGGCGACGCCGTGCTGGTTCAATCTTAGAAGCCCAGATGAGAAGTATGGTGCCAACAGCCAAACGTTCAACGTTATCGGCCAAGAGCGTAAGGGAGGGAGCAAGACGTTTGGGTTGGGAAATCCGCCGTCAAAAGAGTCGGCGTCGCCAAGTCAAACTCAAACGCAAACACAAACGACAACCTCCATGTCGACTTCCACAAGTGCGAGTTCAACGACCCAGTCATCGACAGCCCAGACTGATGACAGTTCACCGACACCGACAAGCGGAAGTGTCCAACCGAGTTCGAATGATGCTCCGAGTCCAGGTCTCAGCGCAGGGGCATCGGCGGGTATGGCCGTCGGCGTGACGGTGGCAGTCATTGCCGTGGGAGCTGGCGCGTTCTGGCTCTGGAGGCGCAAGAGGAGAGGCGGGAAACTTCCAGTGGAAGACTaccagcaaccaccaacagGGCCCTATGGGAACGGCGATGTCTATGCCAAAGTTGGAGCTCCGCCAAATTATGCGACAGCTCCAGGTCCTGCgactcatcatcattccTATCAGCAATATCCACAGCATCGGTTTGGTGGGGAGTTGGGAACAGCAAACTCTccgatggagatggggggaacAAATGTGTGGCCTGCGAATGGCCTTGGGGGGCGGGCGCGTGAGATGGCTGGCTGA